A single window of Nicotiana tomentosiformis chromosome 1, ASM39032v3, whole genome shotgun sequence DNA harbors:
- the LOC104094869 gene encoding agamous-like MADS-box protein AGL61, with amino-acid sequence MSTRLIKGSKSVRLAKIENQNNRQVTFSKRRNGVFKKANELAAMIGAEICIIVFPPGSKPYSFGHPNVNETIDKYVGEETPPSPSSPGIDGNKLKNTNKNLERQQEWFRGPIDKMNYTEASMLKEGLEYLLLKVKNYGTERGYGYENGKWKAE; translated from the exons ATGAGTACTAGACTGATTAAGGGTAGCAAAAGTGTTCGTCTCGCGAAGATAGAAAATCAGAATAATCGACAAGTGACTTTCTCAAAACGCCGAAATGGTGTCTTCAAGAAAGCAAATGAGCTTGCTGCTATGATAGGTGCTGAAATTTGCATCATCGTGTTTCCACCAG GTAGCAAGCCTTATTCTTTTGGACATCCAAATGTAAATGAAACCATCGATAAATATGTTGGCGAAGAAACGCCTCCATCACCATCATCACCAGGCATTGATGGCAA CAAACTCAAGAATACGAATAAGAATTTGGAGAGACAACAAGAGTGGTTCAGGGGTCCTATAGATAAGATGAACTACACGGAGGCTTCAATGTTGAAAGAGGGATTGGAATATTTGCTCTTGAAGGTGAAGAACTATGGCACTGAACGTGGTTATGGTTACGAAAATGGAAAGTGGAAGGCTGAATAA